TTTTTCCTGCTGTGCGACAATCATCTTCTGCACATAAATTCCCGGTGTATGAATACTGTCTGCGTCCAATTCTCCTATTTCATGCAGCTCTTCCACTTCAGCAATGGTTACTTTCCCTGCGGCTGCGATCATAGGATTAAAATTTCTTGCCGTCTTGTTGTAGATCAAGTTTCCGGCCTTGTCCCCATGAGCCGCGCGAATCAGGCTATAATCTGCGGTCAGCCCTTTTTCTAAAAGGTACTCTTTGCCATTGAATGTACGGACTTCTTTTCCTTCCGCGATTGGTGTACCGACTCCGGCTGGTGTATAAAAGGCCGGAATACCTGCACCGCCCGCGCGGATCCGTTCAGCAAGCGTGCCTTGCGGAATCAGCTCGACCTCAATCTCGCCGGAAAGCACCTGTCTCTCAAACTCCTTGTTTTCTCCCACATAGGAACCTATCATTTTTCTAATCTGCTTGTTCTTCAGGAGCAAGCCAAGCCCCCAATCATCCACGCCGCAGTTATTGGAGATGACGGTTAAATCTCTGGTTCCCTTTTCAACGAGCGCCAGAATCAATTTTTCAGGAATTCCAACGAGACCGAATCCGCCGACCATCAGCGTTGATCCGTCCTTAATCTCTTCAATCGCATGCAGTGCACTGGTTTCTATAGATTTCATTCTGCTCCCCCCTTATTGCCATTTTTCATTTTCTACGATTGTAGCTACTCCCTGGCCGCCGCCGATGCAAAGGGTAGCAAGCCCGTACCGGTTCTCTCTTCTTCTCATCTCGTGCAGAAGGGTCACAAGGATTCTCGCGCCGCTTGCTCCAATCGGATGACCAAGGGCGATTGCGCCTCCGTTGACATTCAATTTTTCATCTGAGAACTGAAGCTCTTTTCCAACAGCAAGCGACTGTGCCGCAAACGCTTCGTTCGCTTCGATCAAATCAATATCTTCAAGCGTTATCCCTGACTTTTCGAGCACTTTTTTCGTGGCATCTACCGGGCCGATTCCCATTATGCTTGGATCAACACCTGCACTTGCATTGGCTACAATTCTTGCGAGAGGCGTCAGGCCAAGTTCTTCTGCTTTTTTTCTGGATACAACAACAAGAGCAGCTGCGCCGTCATTTATGCCCGAAGCATTTCCCGCTGTTACTGTGCCGTCCTTTTTAAATGCCGGTCTCAGCTTACCTAGCTTTTCGGCTGTCGTCCCTTTCTTCGGATATTCATCCTCTGAGAACAGCAGTGGATCTCCTTTTCTTTGCGGAATCTCAACCGTTACGATCTCATCCGAAAATTTGCCTTCCTCCATGGCTCTTTCACATTTCTGCTGGCTGTCTGCTGCAAACTGATCCATCTCCTGACGGTTCAAGCCATAGGCGTCACAGAGATTCTCAGCCGTAATCCCCATATGGTAATCATTAAAGGCACACCATAATCCGTCATGAACCATGGAATCAACCAGCTTGCCGTCTCCCATGCGCAATCCGTTTCTTGCATCGTTTAAAAGATATGGCGCCGCACTCATATTTTCCATTCCGCCGCATACGACCACTTCCGCTTCACCGAGCATGACCGCCTGGCTGGCTAAATGAAGAGCCTTCAGTCCGGAACCGCAGACCTTGTTGATCGTCATACTGGAAACCCTCTGCGGCAGTCCCGCTTTCATGGCCGCCTGGCGCGCCGGGTTCTGGCCCAATCCCGCTTGAAGAACATTCCCCATGATCACTTCACTCACTTCATCCGCTGAAACGCCTGCCCGCGACAGTGCTTCTTTAATTACAATGGCTCCCAGCTCTGTGGCGGGGATATCCTTCAAACTTCCCAGGAAGCTGCCGATCGGTGTTCTGACAGCGCTTACAATCACTGCATCTTGTATTGCCATAATTTCTTCTCACTCCCGTATTTTTTTCTGAATATTCCTTATTATCATACCATAATTCCATGCTCCGTATTGCAACTTAAGGAGGTAAAACGTAAAATAAAGGAAAGATTTCATACATAACGCAATGACTAGGAGGAGCTATGGAACTACCCCAAAGAGTCACCATCATTGAAGTTGGACCGCGCGACGGACTGCAAAACGAAAAGCAGCTCGTGCCGGCGGAAGACAAGATCCGTTTTATTCATAAACTGAAATCCTCGGGAATTCAAGAAATGGAGCTTACCTCGTTCGTCTCTCCCAAATGGGTGCCGCAGATGGGGGATGCTGAACAAGTGATCGAGCATTGCACCGATGACAGCACTCGAAATATCGTGCTCGTTCCGAACGGAAAAGGAGTAGAGCGCCTGCTTTCTTCCGGATGTAAGAACGCAGCTTTTTTTGTCGGTGTGAGTGATACGTTCAACCGAAAAAATATTAATAAAAGCACGAGAGAGAGCATGGATGAGCTTGCTCCGCTCATCAGAGACCTGAAACGGAAGGGCTTTTTTGTGCGGGCATGTATTTCGACGGCGTTTTATTGTCCGTATGAAGGAAAAATGGACGAACAGGCTGTCCTGAAACTATGTGAGGAATTTTCAGATCTGGGAGTAGATGAGCTCTCCGTCGCCGATACGATCGGGCTTGCTAATCCTCAGGAAGTTTATGACTTGTTTGCCCTGCTTAAGCATCATCTTCCTTCTGCCCTGCTAATCGCTGCCCATTTTCATGACACACGCGGCATGGCCCTGGCTAATATCTTTTCTGCCCTTCAGGCAGGTGTGGACCGCTTCGACACGTCCGCAGGGGGGCTTGGCGGCTGTCCGTTTGCTCCGGGAGCAACAGGAAATGTGGCAACAGAAGATACTGTTTACATGCTGAATCGTATGGGTATCTCGACCGGCATCCAGCTTGATCTTCTCCTTGAGGCTGTGGAGTTTATCTCTCCTTTTGTTTCCCGCGGCCTTCAAAGCAGGCAATACCTTCTCTCAAAACAGGAGAAGACGCCCCGGTAGGCGTCTTTCATCATCATTGAAGCACTAAAAAATAGGAAAGACGCCCTTTTAGGCGTCTTTTTTTCAGTATTGAAACACTGGATTTAAAAAAAGACGCTTTTTTAGGCGTCTTTTCCTTTTTTTATTTTATTTTCGAGCCTAAGATGCGGATTGAGCATCTGATTTGGGCTTTTCAGCTGAAACGTATGCTGTTCCTTTTTAAAATCAATGGTCATCTGTTCATCAAAGAACACCATCTTATTTTTCTCCATATAAACGGGCAGGAAGTTTGTTTCAAGCTGTACCGTGCCCTCAGGTTCTTCTTCCACAATCCAAAGTGCAGCTACCCCGCTGACCACACAGCCGCAGCCTTCCGTATCATATTTCAGCAGAATGCGGCCGCCTTCCTGTATCTTACTCTTTATCTTTTCAATCGCTCTTTCCGTCCATTCCAGTTTCATGTTCATTTCTCCTTGCTGTTCATGGTTTGTATAACGTGGATGGCCCAGTCACACCATTCTATCCAGTTTTGCATGTAGCGTTTTCCGAATTCCGATGTTAAATATTCTCCCAGATCCTCCTGCTGAAAGCTGTCTTCAGGAAAATGGCTGTCTTTCCAGTTTTTCATCAATCCCAGGCCAAAAGAATGCTGTTCCTTGGCCCGTTCTAAAAAAGCAACAGCCGTATCTGGAGGTATAAGATGAAACAATGAAACACGCAATAACAGGTCATCCTTTAGTTTCGGCTGTGAGATTTCCTTGCTCAGCAGCCATTTCAGCAGCCTCTCATAGCCTTTTGGTTCGATTTGATATACCTTCTTATCCGGATAGTCCACTTGATGAATCACTTGCGAGGTTACAAGCTCCTCTTCCTCCATCTTTACAAGTTCGCGATAAATCTGTGTATGATGGGCTGTCCAGAAGTGGATCATCGTTTCTTTAAACTGCTGATTCAGTTCATATCCGGTTGCCTCGCTCTTGGCCAACAATCCAAGCAGCGCATATCTCAACGCCATCCTCTTCATTCCTTCTTTCCGTCTCTGTTTGTTATTTTAACATATTCTTCACAATCATCGGTGGAAAATGCTTGATATGATTCTAGTACTTTTATTATACTAAACTTGAACATATGTGAAAATACACATATCAAAACAAAGGAGAGTGAACGATGAATTGGTTGACCCGGTTTAGTTTAAAAAACCCTGTCGCAGTCTTTATTTTTTCATTTTTATTAATTCTCGGCGGCTTATTTTCTTTTAGTTCTTTAAAGGTTGATTTGCTTCCGAATGTAGAGTTTCCGCAAATCACCGTTCAAACGACTTATCCTGGTGCCTCTCCTCAGGATGTTAACAAACAGGTAACCGATGAACTGGAGGAAAAGCTGAAAAGCCTCGATAATGTGAAGTCTGTAAAAAGCACTTCACTTGAAAGCGTTTCGATCATCAACCTTGAATTTCCTTTTTCAGTAAACATGGATGATATCGAAGACCAGATCAACACGATTACTAAAGAAGCTGACCTTCCCGACACAGTGAGCATTGAGGTTAACCGCTTCTCATTCGGTACCATCCCGATCTACAATATCTCTTTATTCCCCAAGAACGGCGATAACATTCAGCCGTTCGTAGAAAAAGAACTGGTGCCCGAGCTGAAAAAAGTTCAGGGAATCAATAACGTTTCAGTCGGCGGAGTGAAGGAGGATTTCGTTTCCATTCAAGTCGACCAGAAAAAAGCGCAGCAGATGGGCCTTTCTCTAAGCTCCATCAAAGATGCGATCAACTCCCGCTTTCTTTCCTTCCCTGCCGGCAATGTCACTTCGGGTGATATATCCGTGCCTGTCCGTGTGGAGGAACAATTAAAAACCATTAAAGAGTTAAAATCACTTGAACTGCCGCCATCTGCCGGAGGGCCTCCATCCGGAGCTTCTCCCGGGGCAAAAGGACAGCAGCAGGCACCTGGGGGCGCAGCCCAAGGCCCTGGAAATTCCGGTAAAAGCGGAGCAACTGCTGCTGCAGCGGCTGCCCAGCCTCAAACGGTAAAGCTTGGGGATATCGCTTCCATCAAGCAATCAGAAGATGTGAATGAAATCACCCGTTACAACCTAAAACGGTCTCTGTCTATGGCCGTAACGAAAAAGCAGGATGCCAATACGGTCGAAGTGGCCGACAGCGTCATGTCCATCCTGAACAAAGATAAGTACAAAGAAAGAATAGATTACGCGATCGGTTTTGACCAGGCAGACGGCATCAAGGATTCTGTCAATTCCCTGATCAAAGAAGGGCTTTTCGGTGCTCTCTTCGCGTCATTGGCTGTTCTCTTGTTCTTAAGGAATGTGCGGGCGACCATTATTGCCATCATATCGATTCCGTTGTCTTTGCTTATCTCAGCAATCTTTTTGAATCAGCTGGGTATTACTCTGAACATCATGACCCTGGGCGGGATGGCAGTAGCCGTCGGCCGCGTTGTGGATGACAGTATCGTCGTCATCGAGAACATTTTCCGCCGTATTCGTAAAAGCAGTGGGGAATACTCTCGAAACGAACTTGTCATCGATTCAACGAAAGAAATATTAAGAGCGATCGTCTCGTCCACCCTGACAACCGTAGTTGTGTTCCTGCCGCTCGGTTTCGTCGGCGGTATAACAGGAGAGTTCTTCCTGCCGTTCGCCCTTACTGTCGTATTCGCTTTGTTGGCTTCCTTGCTGGTTGCCATCACCATAGTGCCAATCCTTGCTAAATTTGCTTTTAAAAAGGTAAAACCTGAAAACAATGATGGGCCATTGCAGAGAGCGTACAGCAAAGTCATCCGTTCCTCCCTGAACCATAAGTTCATCGTACTGTTTGTTTCTGTCGTTCTTCTTGCAGGATCCCTGTTCCTTTCAACAAAGCTTGGCATGGTATTCCTTCCAAATGAAGAGCAAAAGACCGTTACGGCCAATATTGAACTTCCAGCTTCTACAACGGTTGAAAAGACGAACGACATTTCATTGAAAGTCGAGAAAATGCTGGACAGCCGCAATACGGTGAAAGAAGTAACGGCAGGAATCGGAAGCCGAGATTTCCAATCCGGATTAAAACGCGAGAATGTGGCCAACTACTTTATTAACTTAAAAAAAGGCACAAGCGTTAACAAAGAGATCAAGTCGCTTGAGAAAAAAATCAAATCCATCGTCAGCGAAGACAGCAAGGATGCAGTCGTCAGCCTTCAGGAAGCTCAGTCTGGAGGACCGCCTTCCAATAATGAAGTAAACATCGACCTGTATTCCAAAGACCTGGATGCGCTCCAAAAAGGGGCTGCATCGGTAGAAAAATATATGAAGTCCCGTGATGACCTGAAATATGTCTCCAACAATTTCAAGGATACTCAGCGGCAGTGGATCGTAGAGATCGACACGAAAAAGGCGGCTGAAGCGGGAGTATCCGGCTATTCAGTGCTGAGCATTATCAATGACGCCACCAAGACTGCTTCTGTCGGAAATTTTGAACTGAACGGCAAAGAAAGTGATGTCCGCCTTACGTATGATAAAAAACCGGATTCACTGGATCAGATTAAAAAATTAAAAGTGTTTGGAACAAAAGGGCCGGTTGCTCTTTCTGAAGTAGCAAAAATTAAAGATATTGACGCTGTAACTGCCATTCAAAAGCTGGACGGCAAAGTGTATGCGCAAGTATCTGCCCAAGTACCTGGCAATAACGTCCAGGGGGTTACACAAGACGTTATTAAAAATGTAGAGAACAAAGTGGATCTGCCGAAGAATGTATCAACTGAAGGCGGTGGCGGAAGTGAAGAAACGGTGAAAACCTTTAAGGAGTTAGGTTTAGCCATCGCGGTTGCCGTGGGACTGGTTTACTTGACAATGCTGGTTACTTTCGGCCGTGCCCGGATTCCATTTATCATTCTTTCATCCCTGATTTTCGTTCCGGTCGGTGCCATCGGCGGCCTTTACCTTGTGGATGAGCCGCTTTCGGTCAGTGCCATGATCGGTATCCTGATGCTGATCGGTATTGTTACCACCAATGCCATTGTCCTTGTCGACAGGATTGGCCAAAACCGGGAAAATAAAGGTATGACCATTCGCGTGGCCTTGCTCGAAGCCGGAAAAATACGTCTTCGCCCGATATTGATGACCGCATTCGCAACGATTGCTGCCCTCATCCCGCTGTCATTGACTTCGTCTTCCGGAACGTTAATTTCAAAAGGACTTGCGGTCGTTGTGATCGGAGGTTTGACCACTTCCACCCTCCTGACCTTGATCATTGTTCCTGTTCTCTATGAACTCTTTTTCCGAAAACAGGCAAAGAGAGAGCAAAGAGAAAACCAATAAAAGTTATCTAAAAAGCGGAAACCTGAGCGGTTTCCGCTTTTTATGTGTCTGCTGTTTAGCTTGCCCTCCTTTTCTTATAAACGAATTTATACAGTAAAAAACCAACCAGTAGGACTCCTGCCCCTGCAAGAATATAGGACTGTGAAGCCTGCAGCACATGATTAACGGTCTTGACTTCCCCCAGCCTGCCTAAAAACAGCATGGCAACTGCTAAAGGAAAGATGCCGATAAAGGTCAGCCCGCCGAATTTCCACCGATTGACCTTGCTCATCCCTGCTGCGTAGGAAACATAATTTCCGATTCCCAAAGGCCGGGAAAGAGCAATGCTCCACTCTCCGTATTTTTTAAACACTTTCTTCGTTTTCTCTACTTTCTTCTCGTTGAACTTCTCTTTCATCTTGCTTTCAAGCTTATAACCTATCATATAAGGTACATAGCTGAATATGGTGTATACGGCACTTACTGCCAATGCCAGAAGCAAGCTCTCGATCAGGTTTGGCTTCAGCAGAAATCCGTAGATCAGAATGACCAGCGCACCGGGAAAAGGAATCGAGGAAGCCTCCAGGGCGGTCCCGATAAATAGCCCGACCGCTCCCAACTCTTTTAAAAAATGAAAGATCATTTCAAACATCCGTGCATCCTCCTCCTTCTTTCTCCCCCTCACTATTCCCTTTCCTGATGTTTTCAATCTCACCTGGTTTGAAACGATTTATTACAGGGTAGATACGCTGTAGATAACTATTACAATCCATTTCAGGAGGATCCTATATATGAAAAAGATTTGTTCAAAAACCGTCTCCATTACCAGTGACGCTTCTAAATTCACCATTCAAAAGGTTACGGATTTCGTAAAAATATCCAGATCGTTTCAGTCCAACGTCTTTTTATGTAAAAACGGAGTCACCCTGCACGCGAAAAAATTAACATGCCTTGTTACGTTTTTCATGATGCTCCGAAAAGGTGAATCTTTTCTGCTGATCACCGAGGGGGCCGATGCTGATTCGGCCATCCAGCAGCTTCTTCATCAGCTTCTCCCTTCCAAAGCGACTACATAAACATATAAAAGAAGCGCTAATGCCATTCAGCGCTTCTTTTTCCATGAGAGAGGCTAGAGGCCCAGTTTTTTTTGCCATCTCTTCCTTGTTACAACCGGAAGAATAATCAAAGTAATGATGATGATGGATGAAATTAAAATTTCCTTCATCCCTGTATTCGCCACTGAAGCTCCTATGTAGGTGTATGCCAATGTGCCCGGTATGATTCCGATGGCCGTGGCTGCCGCGTAATCTTTAAACTTGACGTTTGCCGCGGCCGTCAAGTAACTCACAAGATCATAATTCAATATCGGCAGGAGGCGGAGGATCAGTACATAAATAAATCCACGCTGCTTGATGCCCTCCTGGATCTTCTGATAATTTCCCTTCCATTCCTTTTTTACGCTTTTTTTGCCGATCCATTTCACTGCTAAAAACGTCATGAGTCCGCCTGACAAGGATCCCAGGTATGTATACAGACACCCCCAATATAACCCGAAGGCCAAGCCGCTTGTCACTGCAAACACGGATGATGGAAACAGCACAAACGGCCGGAAGGCATATAAAGCGATATAAACGATTGGAGCCCAAACTCCCCACGACAGAATCCAGCCTCTAAACCGCTCCGGCGTTAAATTTAAATACCGATGGTTGATATATAAAAGGCAGCCTGCCAAACTGAATATAATTAAATAGTTCATTATTCTTTTTTTATTGCGAATCACTCTTTACTGCTCCTCTCCACCATCTTACTTTCTATATTTTCCTTTATTTTCCGATAGAAGTCACTTTAATTTAAAATAAATTTTATGACATTTCTCTATTCACCCTTCATAAGCTGTATAAAAAGGATATGCAGGGAGAGAGATTAACTTGAGAATTATTGCGAAAAAACCAATCTATGCCGGAAACGCAAGCCAATTCGTCCAGTTCACGGGAAGTTATGAAGAAGCCGTGTATGTTAAAAAAGGAGATAAGACAGCCGACGGAAAAAGCCTGCTCGGTCTTATCGCATTATCCATACAGCCAGGGCAAGAAATCGAAATTTCAAGCGAAGCGAATCTTGACTCCCTGCAGAAAAAATTATTGGCCTCTGAACTGTTTGCTGAGGCCGAATAAGCCAGCCTTGTTTTATAAGGCTGGCTTTTTTATGTGTCTTTAAACATCCATCTCTATCCCTATGATGGCATCGAGAGGAACATCCTGTCTCTTTCCTTCAGCATTCATTATCCTGAGCAGACGGTGATGTGGGTCATAGTAATGGATGAGGCCCTGTATTGCTTTTTCACCAAGGGGTTTACGGCAAAGGACGGCTACTTTCCTTGCCTCTTCCATCGCCAAAAAGATCTGCTGGTTCATTTCCTCCAACTGCTGTTCATCAAGCTCAGTGTTCTCAAGCCACGCCTCTTC
This genomic stretch from Fictibacillus marinisediminis harbors:
- a CDS encoding CoA transferase subunit A gives rise to the protein MKSIETSALHAIEEIKDGSTLMVGGFGLVGIPEKLILALVEKGTRDLTVISNNCGVDDWGLGLLLKNKQIRKMIGSYVGENKEFERQVLSGEIEVELIPQGTLAERIRAGGAGIPAFYTPAGVGTPIAEGKEVRTFNGKEYLLEKGLTADYSLIRAAHGDKAGNLIYNKTARNFNPMIAAAGKVTIAEVEELHEIGELDADSIHTPGIYVQKMIVAQQEKRIERLTVQS
- a CDS encoding acetyl-CoA C-acetyltransferase — protein: MAIQDAVIVSAVRTPIGSFLGSLKDIPATELGAIVIKEALSRAGVSADEVSEVIMGNVLQAGLGQNPARQAAMKAGLPQRVSSMTINKVCGSGLKALHLASQAVMLGEAEVVVCGGMENMSAAPYLLNDARNGLRMGDGKLVDSMVHDGLWCAFNDYHMGITAENLCDAYGLNRQEMDQFAADSQQKCERAMEEGKFSDEIVTVEIPQRKGDPLLFSEDEYPKKGTTAEKLGKLRPAFKKDGTVTAGNASGINDGAAALVVVSRKKAEELGLTPLARIVANASAGVDPSIMGIGPVDATKKVLEKSGITLEDIDLIEANEAFAAQSLAVGKELQFSDEKLNVNGGAIALGHPIGASGARILVTLLHEMRRRENRYGLATLCIGGGQGVATIVENEKWQ
- a CDS encoding hydroxymethylglutaryl-CoA lyase, coding for MELPQRVTIIEVGPRDGLQNEKQLVPAEDKIRFIHKLKSSGIQEMELTSFVSPKWVPQMGDAEQVIEHCTDDSTRNIVLVPNGKGVERLLSSGCKNAAFFVGVSDTFNRKNINKSTRESMDELAPLIRDLKRKGFFVRACISTAFYCPYEGKMDEQAVLKLCEEFSDLGVDELSVADTIGLANPQEVYDLFALLKHHLPSALLIAAHFHDTRGMALANIFSALQAGVDRFDTSAGGLGGCPFAPGATGNVATEDTVYMLNRMGISTGIQLDLLLEAVEFISPFVSRGLQSRQYLLSKQEKTPR
- a CDS encoding iron-sulfur cluster biosynthesis family protein → MKLEWTERAIEKIKSKIQEGGRILLKYDTEGCGCVVSGVAALWIVEEEPEGTVQLETNFLPVYMEKNKMVFFDEQMTIDFKKEQHTFQLKSPNQMLNPHLRLENKIKKGKDA
- a CDS encoding PadR family transcriptional regulator, with the protein product MALRYALLGLLAKSEATGYELNQQFKETMIHFWTAHHTQIYRELVKMEEEELVTSQVIHQVDYPDKKVYQIEPKGYERLLKWLLSKEISQPKLKDDLLLRVSLFHLIPPDTAVAFLERAKEQHSFGLGLMKNWKDSHFPEDSFQQEDLGEYLTSEFGKRYMQNWIEWCDWAIHVIQTMNSKEK
- a CDS encoding efflux RND transporter permease subunit produces the protein MNWLTRFSLKNPVAVFIFSFLLILGGLFSFSSLKVDLLPNVEFPQITVQTTYPGASPQDVNKQVTDELEEKLKSLDNVKSVKSTSLESVSIINLEFPFSVNMDDIEDQINTITKEADLPDTVSIEVNRFSFGTIPIYNISLFPKNGDNIQPFVEKELVPELKKVQGINNVSVGGVKEDFVSIQVDQKKAQQMGLSLSSIKDAINSRFLSFPAGNVTSGDISVPVRVEEQLKTIKELKSLELPPSAGGPPSGASPGAKGQQQAPGGAAQGPGNSGKSGATAAAAAAQPQTVKLGDIASIKQSEDVNEITRYNLKRSLSMAVTKKQDANTVEVADSVMSILNKDKYKERIDYAIGFDQADGIKDSVNSLIKEGLFGALFASLAVLLFLRNVRATIIAIISIPLSLLISAIFLNQLGITLNIMTLGGMAVAVGRVVDDSIVVIENIFRRIRKSSGEYSRNELVIDSTKEILRAIVSSTLTTVVVFLPLGFVGGITGEFFLPFALTVVFALLASLLVAITIVPILAKFAFKKVKPENNDGPLQRAYSKVIRSSLNHKFIVLFVSVVLLAGSLFLSTKLGMVFLPNEEQKTVTANIELPASTTVEKTNDISLKVEKMLDSRNTVKEVTAGIGSRDFQSGLKRENVANYFINLKKGTSVNKEIKSLEKKIKSIVSEDSKDAVVSLQEAQSGGPPSNNEVNIDLYSKDLDALQKGAASVEKYMKSRDDLKYVSNNFKDTQRQWIVEIDTKKAAEAGVSGYSVLSIINDATKTASVGNFELNGKESDVRLTYDKKPDSLDQIKKLKVFGTKGPVALSEVAKIKDIDAVTAIQKLDGKVYAQVSAQVPGNNVQGVTQDVIKNVENKVDLPKNVSTEGGGGSEETVKTFKELGLAIAVAVGLVYLTMLVTFGRARIPFIILSSLIFVPVGAIGGLYLVDEPLSVSAMIGILMLIGIVTTNAIVLVDRIGQNRENKGMTIRVALLEAGKIRLRPILMTAFATIAALIPLSLTSSSGTLISKGLAVVVIGGLTTSTLLTLIIVPVLYELFFRKQAKREQRENQ
- a CDS encoding DedA family protein; the protein is MFEMIFHFLKELGAVGLFIGTALEASSIPFPGALVILIYGFLLKPNLIESLLLALAVSAVYTIFSYVPYMIGYKLESKMKEKFNEKKVEKTKKVFKKYGEWSIALSRPLGIGNYVSYAAGMSKVNRWKFGGLTFIGIFPLAVAMLFLGRLGEVKTVNHVLQASQSYILAGAGVLLVGFLLYKFVYKKRRAS
- a CDS encoding HPr family phosphocarrier protein, producing the protein MKKICSKTVSITSDASKFTIQKVTDFVKISRSFQSNVFLCKNGVTLHAKKLTCLVTFFMMLRKGESFLLITEGADADSAIQQLLHQLLPSKATT
- a CDS encoding TVP38/TMEM64 family protein: MIRNKKRIMNYLIIFSLAGCLLYINHRYLNLTPERFRGWILSWGVWAPIVYIALYAFRPFVLFPSSVFAVTSGLAFGLYWGCLYTYLGSLSGGLMTFLAVKWIGKKSVKKEWKGNYQKIQEGIKQRGFIYVLILRLLPILNYDLVSYLTAAANVKFKDYAAATAIGIIPGTLAYTYIGASVANTGMKEILISSIIIITLIILPVVTRKRWQKKLGL
- a CDS encoding HPr family phosphocarrier protein; amino-acid sequence: MRIIAKKPIYAGNASQFVQFTGSYEEAVYVKKGDKTADGKSLLGLIALSIQPGQEIEISSEANLDSLQKKLLASELFAEAE
- a CDS encoding YolD-like family protein; protein product: MIKDRGSIKWTAMMLPEHVKQLRDWEREEAWLENTELDEQQLEEMNQQIFLAMEEARKVAVLCRKPLGEKAIQGLIHYYDPHHRLLRIMNAEGKRQDVPLDAIIGIEMDV